One Capsicum annuum cultivar UCD-10X-F1 chromosome 2, UCD10Xv1.1, whole genome shotgun sequence genomic window carries:
- the LOC124896073 gene encoding uncharacterized protein LOC124896073, whose protein sequence is MKKTERAPTCGMDLCCCQKSSIVTPRQEPEKSITSCGTVVSKRVDGVAMRLISGVVAAFFLSLERCSCVYIDTKHDSEDAGESCTLMITEVDVGQLQNVANPLFTIAEEEEHKHDQANKVVNGG, encoded by the coding sequence ATGAAGAAAACGGAGAGAGCGCCAACATGTGGGATGGACTTGTGTTGTTGTCAAAAAAGTTCCATTGTGACACCAAGACAAGAGCCAGAAAAATCAATCACAAGTTGTGGAACAGTGGTCTCAAAGAGGGTTGATGGGGTGGCGATGAGGTTAATTAGCGGGGTCGTCGCGGCGTTTTTCTTATCGTTGGAACGCTGCTCGTGTGTTTATATTGATACTAAACATGATTCTGAGGATGCAGGGGAGAGTTGTACATTGATGATCACTGAGGTTGATGTTGGACAGCTCCAGAATGTTGCTAATCCATTATTCACAATCGCCGAGGAAGAGGAACATAAACATGATCAAGCTAATAAGGTGGTTAATGGAGGATAG
- the LOC107860169 gene encoding bZIP transcription factor 11, whose amino-acid sequence MLSTLSATTLSSDGLFSNSFAAFDGGFTPWECIEPAFLFPRDVEEEEEPVLSPKQSPPTEPVILNSDSGSDDSKPNSIHSSSGSDEPNRNNNNNSNRCLDERKRQRTTSNRDIDERKRRRMVSNRESARRSRMRKQKHLENLRNQVNRLKIGNRELMNRLRLITHQYQIFQCDNERLKTESAILGQRLEDIREILRARQLQQQFNSYFAWPCSNYMEQRPH is encoded by the coding sequence ATGTTGTCCACTTTGTCGGCCACTACTCTGTCCTCCGATGGACTTTTTTCTAATTCATTCGCGGCTTTTGATGGTGGTTTTACTCCTTGGGAATGTATCGAACCGGCTTTTCTATTTCCACGAGAtgtggaagaagaagaagagccGGTTCTTTCTCCCAAGCAATCCCCACCAACTGAACCGGTTATTTTGAACTCCGATTCAGGGTCTGATGACTCCAAACCGAATTCCATTCACTCTAGTTCCGGTTCAGATGAACCGAACCGGAATAATAACAACAACTCGAACCGCTGTCTTGACGAGAGGAAACGCCAGCGTACGACATCGAACCGGGACATAGACGAGAGAAAGCGCCGTCGTATGGTATCGAACCGGGAATCAGCTAGGCGTTCCCGCATGCGAAAGCAAAAGCATCTGGAGAACCTGCGGAACCAAGTGAACCGGCTTAAAATAGGGAACCGGGAATTAATGAACCGGTTACGGTTAATTACCCATCAGTACCAAATTTTCCAGTGTGATAACGAGCGGCTGAAGACAGAATCGGCAATCCTTGGGCAAAGACTCGAGGATATACGTGAAATACTGAGAGCTCGGCAACTTCAGCAGCAATTTAATTCCTACTTTGCATGGCCATGCAGCAATTATATGGAACAAAGACCACATTAA